In Opitutus sp. ER46, the following are encoded in one genomic region:
- a CDS encoding riboflavin synthase subunit alpha has protein sequence MFTGIVTGVFPIASLTRKPGLASFAVELDARHLEGLAIGASVSLNGVCMTVTKLEGTRAHFDAAAETLKRTTLGQLEVGSRINVERSAKTGVEIGGHPTSGHVDGMLEIVALERPENNCVLTFQIPPDYTRYVFNKGFISLNGCSLTVCDLDKATGRFRVYLIPETLRLTTFGEAKVGDRVNFEIDRQTQVIVDTIFAAMAAVKGA, from the coding sequence ATGTTCACCGGCATCGTCACTGGCGTATTTCCCATTGCCTCGCTCACCCGGAAGCCCGGCCTGGCGTCCTTTGCGGTGGAGCTCGACGCGCGGCATCTCGAAGGCCTCGCGATTGGCGCGAGCGTAAGCCTCAACGGCGTCTGCATGACGGTGACGAAGCTCGAGGGCACGCGCGCGCACTTCGACGCGGCGGCGGAGACTCTCAAGCGCACCACGCTCGGTCAGCTCGAGGTCGGCAGCCGGATCAATGTCGAGCGCTCGGCGAAGACCGGGGTGGAGATTGGCGGCCACCCGACCAGCGGCCACGTCGACGGGATGCTGGAGATCGTCGCGCTGGAGCGGCCGGAGAACAACTGCGTGCTGACGTTCCAGATTCCGCCCGACTACACGCGCTACGTCTTCAACAAGGGCTTCATTTCGCTCAACGGCTGCAGCCTTACGGTCTGCGACCTCGACAAGGCGACGGGCCGGTTCCGGGTGTACCTGATTCCCGAGACCCTGCGCCTCACGACGTTCGGCGAGGCCAAGGTCGGAGACCGCGTGAACTTCGAGATCGACCGTCAGACCCAGGTGATCGTCGACACCATCTTCGCCGCCATGGCGGCGGTGAAGGGGGCGTGA
- the msrP gene encoding protein-methionine-sulfoxide reductase catalytic subunit MsrP, which produces MLIRSPKSWELPESAATPEADYAQRPRSDAGPARRDFLKTLGLGLAATSLLPPALRAATAGFPAKVNRAYRDPELKPTPYELITSYNNFYEFGTDKSDPVEAANKGWKTEPWTVELAGLCRNPAKIDVNDLIAKVGGLEQRVYRFRCVEAWSMVIPWDGFPLAKLVALADPTEDAKYVKFTTVLDPKNIPGQRTGTLDWPYVEGLRLDEARHDLAFIATGIYGRAIPNQNGAPLRLVVPWKYGFKGIKSIVKVEFVAKQPRNTWNVMAAREYGFFANVNPKVDHPRWSQASERVIGAGGALGRRQRTLMFNGYEKEVAALYQGMDLAKFY; this is translated from the coding sequence ATGCTCATCCGCTCCCCCAAATCCTGGGAATTGCCCGAGTCCGCCGCCACGCCCGAGGCCGACTACGCGCAACGTCCCCGCAGCGACGCCGGCCCGGCCCGGCGCGACTTTCTCAAAACGCTCGGCCTCGGGCTGGCCGCCACCTCGCTCCTGCCGCCAGCCCTCCGCGCCGCCACCGCCGGGTTTCCCGCCAAGGTCAACCGCGCTTACCGCGACCCCGAGCTGAAGCCCACGCCCTACGAGCTCATCACGAGTTACAACAACTTCTACGAGTTCGGCACCGACAAGTCCGACCCGGTCGAGGCCGCCAACAAGGGCTGGAAGACCGAGCCGTGGACCGTCGAGCTCGCCGGCCTCTGCCGCAACCCCGCCAAGATCGACGTCAACGACCTCATCGCGAAGGTCGGCGGCCTCGAGCAGCGGGTGTATCGGTTCCGCTGCGTCGAGGCATGGTCGATGGTGATCCCGTGGGACGGCTTTCCGCTGGCGAAACTGGTCGCGCTCGCCGACCCCACCGAGGACGCGAAGTACGTGAAGTTCACCACGGTGCTGGACCCGAAGAACATCCCCGGCCAGCGCACCGGCACGCTCGACTGGCCGTATGTCGAGGGGCTGCGGCTCGACGAGGCCCGGCACGATCTCGCGTTCATCGCGACCGGCATCTACGGGCGCGCGATCCCGAACCAGAACGGCGCGCCGCTGCGGCTGGTCGTGCCGTGGAAGTACGGGTTCAAGGGCATCAAATCGATCGTGAAGGTGGAGTTCGTCGCGAAGCAGCCGCGCAACACGTGGAACGTGATGGCCGCCCGCGAATACGGCTTCTTCGCCAACGTAAACCCCAAGGTCGACCACCCGCGCTGGTCGCAGGCGAGCGAGCGCGTGATCGGCGCCGGCGGCGCGCTCGGCCGCCGCCAGCGCACCCTCATGTTCAACGGCTACGAAAAGGAGGTCGCCGCCCTCTACCAGGGCATGGACCTCGCCAAGTTCTACTAG
- a CDS encoding Gfo/Idh/MocA family oxidoreductase translates to MSFSPSLSRRQFVGHVAAGAAVAMLPSSRSFAADPAARKLGVALVGLGGYSTGQLAPALRETRHCRLAGVVTGDRAKGLAWARQHGFPEKNVYGYDTMTRLADNPDIDIVYVVTPNALHAEHTIAAARAGKHVICEKPMAISVAECDAMIAACRQAGVQLSIGYRMHFDPYAGELMRLAQAREFGPFQRVDGAFSFNLNRRVWRAQKALAGGGPLMDLGIYVIQGACMAVGGPAVAGQPLVMPVAVTAREIEKQRPDLFADVEETIAWTLEFADGAHAEGRTSYQEQANKLRADAAHGWIEMAPAYSYGGLRARTSRGPLHFESVNQQARQMDDFALCVQEHRASRVSGEMGRRDLAIIEAIYAAARTSQRVPLAGAIAPAK, encoded by the coding sequence GTGTCCTTTTCACCTTCGCTCTCGCGCCGGCAATTCGTCGGCCACGTCGCCGCCGGTGCGGCTGTCGCCATGCTTCCCTCCTCCCGCTCCTTTGCCGCCGACCCCGCCGCCCGGAAACTCGGCGTCGCCCTCGTCGGCCTCGGTGGCTACAGCACCGGCCAGTTGGCGCCGGCGCTGCGTGAGACCCGGCATTGCCGCCTCGCCGGCGTCGTCACCGGCGACCGCGCCAAGGGCCTCGCCTGGGCCCGCCAGCACGGCTTCCCCGAGAAGAACGTGTACGGCTACGACACGATGACCCGGTTGGCCGACAACCCCGACATCGACATCGTGTACGTCGTCACGCCCAATGCCCTCCACGCCGAGCACACGATCGCCGCGGCCCGCGCCGGCAAACACGTGATCTGCGAAAAGCCGATGGCGATCAGCGTGGCGGAGTGCGACGCCATGATCGCCGCCTGCCGCCAGGCTGGCGTGCAGCTCTCGATCGGCTACCGGATGCATTTCGACCCCTACGCCGGCGAACTCATGCGGCTCGCGCAGGCGCGGGAGTTCGGGCCGTTCCAGCGCGTCGACGGCGCCTTCTCCTTCAACCTGAACCGACGCGTCTGGCGCGCGCAGAAGGCGCTCGCCGGCGGCGGCCCGCTCATGGACCTCGGCATCTACGTGATCCAGGGCGCGTGCATGGCCGTCGGCGGCCCGGCCGTGGCCGGCCAGCCCCTCGTCATGCCCGTCGCCGTCACCGCGCGCGAGATCGAGAAGCAGCGGCCCGACCTGTTCGCCGACGTCGAGGAGACGATCGCCTGGACGCTCGAGTTTGCCGACGGCGCCCACGCCGAGGGGCGGACGAGTTACCAGGAGCAGGCCAACAAGCTGCGCGCCGACGCCGCGCACGGCTGGATCGAGATGGCCCCCGCGTACTCGTACGGCGGCCTGCGCGCCCGCACGAGCCGTGGACCGCTCCACTTCGAGTCCGTCAACCAGCAGGCGCGCCAGATGGACGACTTCGCGCTCTGCGTGCAGGAGCACCGCGCTTCCCGCGTTTCCGGCGAGATGGGCCGCCGCGACCTCGCCATCATCGAGGCCATCTACGCCGCCGCGCGGACCTCCCAGCGCGTGCCGCTCGCCGGCGCGATCGCGCCGGCGAAGTGA
- a CDS encoding efflux RND transporter periplasmic adaptor subunit → MKKLLAGLLLVGLAGGVCLLHFGARPVEPAASSGVETVIVARRDLGLTVKATGVIKPRVGAEVRVGSRLSGVVNRLYVQVGDAVTAGQLLAELDVRDLVARRHEAEATLERALAELRYADATLQRHRTLRAAQAVSADDLEVAERAGAVARQQVAVARASLAYAATQVDYARIVAPISGVVASVATQEGETVSASLAAPTFVTLIDLSRLEVWAYVDETDIGRIQLGQTARFTVDTYGEEEFAGVVTAIYPKAEIRDNVVNYITVVRFEPPAGRVLRPEMTATVRVTITGRANALALPARAVGWNGEQAFVQVVRADGTTEPRTIGVGARDAEYVEITTGLQEGERVLASTLEKPNHD, encoded by the coding sequence ATGAAGAAGCTCCTGGCCGGGTTACTGCTCGTCGGCCTCGCCGGCGGCGTCTGCCTCCTGCACTTCGGTGCGCGGCCGGTCGAGCCGGCTGCGTCCTCCGGCGTGGAGACGGTGATCGTGGCGCGCCGTGACCTCGGGCTGACGGTGAAGGCGACCGGCGTGATCAAGCCGCGCGTGGGCGCCGAGGTGCGCGTCGGCTCGCGGCTGTCCGGCGTCGTCAACCGCTTGTACGTCCAGGTCGGTGACGCGGTGACCGCGGGCCAGTTGCTGGCGGAGCTCGATGTGCGGGACCTGGTGGCGCGCCGCCATGAGGCCGAGGCGACGCTCGAGCGGGCGCTGGCCGAGCTGCGCTATGCGGACGCGACGCTGCAGCGCCACCGGACGCTGCGGGCGGCGCAGGCGGTTTCGGCCGACGACCTGGAGGTGGCGGAGCGCGCGGGTGCGGTGGCCCGCCAGCAGGTGGCGGTGGCGCGCGCGTCGCTGGCCTACGCGGCGACGCAGGTCGATTACGCCCGGATCGTCGCGCCGATCAGCGGGGTGGTGGCGTCGGTGGCGACGCAGGAGGGCGAAACGGTGTCCGCGAGCCTCGCGGCGCCGACGTTCGTGACGCTGATCGATCTCTCGCGCCTCGAAGTGTGGGCCTATGTCGACGAGACCGACATCGGGCGTATCCAGCTCGGCCAGACGGCACGGTTCACGGTCGATACGTACGGCGAGGAGGAGTTCGCCGGGGTGGTGACGGCGATCTACCCCAAGGCGGAGATCCGGGACAACGTCGTGAACTACATCACGGTGGTGCGCTTCGAGCCGCCGGCGGGGCGCGTGCTCCGGCCCGAGATGACCGCGACCGTGCGCGTGACCATCACCGGACGGGCGAACGCCCTCGCCCTGCCGGCGCGAGCCGTCGGCTGGAATGGCGAGCAGGCATTCGTCCAGGTCGTGCGCGCCGATGGCACCACGGAGCCGCGGACAATCGGCGTGGGCGCCCGGGATGCGGAGTACGTGGAGATCACGACCGGGTTGCAGGAGGGCGAGCGCGTGCTCGCGAGCACTTTGGAGAAACCGAACCATGATTGA
- a CDS encoding ferric reductase-like transmembrane domain-containing protein — translation MPPTPATPSALARLLQRKPVVWTLLVLPGLWPAWPIFVTRNPSVLADPLKFILHHLGFVACVVLVTVLTFTPLRVLFPHAPLVQALNRHRRLVGVAAAAYAALHFATHLLYEGGTDVAFLPAILATAVEKPFQLTGLIAFVILLVLAVTSPHAILRRLGARRWKFIHRFVYLAAALVAYHQISARKVFPVQVLWIFVPLLALELARIVTSLRRSAGSSR, via the coding sequence TTGCCTCCCACTCCCGCCACGCCATCTGCCCTCGCCCGCCTGCTCCAGCGGAAACCCGTCGTCTGGACGCTCCTCGTGCTGCCCGGGCTCTGGCCGGCGTGGCCGATTTTCGTGACGCGCAACCCGAGCGTCCTCGCCGATCCGCTCAAGTTCATCCTGCACCACCTTGGCTTCGTGGCCTGCGTCGTCCTCGTCACGGTGCTCACGTTCACGCCCCTGCGCGTCCTATTTCCCCACGCGCCGCTCGTGCAGGCGCTGAACCGGCACCGGCGCCTGGTCGGCGTGGCCGCGGCGGCGTACGCCGCCCTGCATTTCGCGACGCACCTCCTCTACGAAGGCGGTACCGACGTCGCCTTCCTGCCCGCGATTCTCGCCACCGCCGTGGAAAAACCGTTCCAGCTCACCGGCCTGATCGCGTTCGTCATCCTGCTGGTCCTCGCCGTGACCAGCCCGCACGCCATCCTCCGCCGGCTCGGCGCCCGCCGCTGGAAATTCATCCACCGTTTCGTCTATCTCGCCGCGGCCCTCGTCGCCTACCACCAGATCTCCGCCCGGAAGGTTTTCCCCGTGCAGGTGCTCTGGATCTTCGTCCCTCTCCTCGCGCTCGAACTGGCGCGGATCGTCACGAGCCTCCGCCGCTCGGCGGGATCATCGCGCTGA
- a CDS encoding ABC transporter permease, protein MRPASFLHHVFGSLRRHRLRSGFVMLASLVGVAALTFVLTAGQGARRKMLTTVRQIFGDSSIVVVTGGMQLISGPRADAARLTIDDLGAVANGLPGVVAWDPQQVVVGAVRRGSASATVRVLGQSERSPEVWSRRAARGRFFDAAEVKRLERVAVIGETAARELFGATDPLQGEVMIGSVPFTVIGVLERFGTDLHGMDRDNEIVVPISTLQRRVANVDTISVAKLRLRDGVAPEGVTAEVRSRLRARHALTAGQPDDFTLLTPLEIRQLLGKMEKLVTLYLPLAALVILLVGGVVAAALMLGAVNARVGEIGLRRAVGAQPRDIARQFLAECAITMVGGGVLGTIVGAGAAQLLAAHLKFGPVFTWWAVLAGLALALLTGLLAGVLPARRAARLLPVDALR, encoded by the coding sequence ATGAGACCCGCCTCCTTCCTGCACCATGTCTTCGGCTCGCTGCGGCGGCACCGCCTGCGCAGCGGGTTCGTCATGCTCGCCAGCTTGGTCGGCGTGGCGGCGCTCACCTTCGTGCTCACGGCGGGGCAGGGCGCGCGCCGCAAGATGCTGACGACCGTGCGCCAGATCTTTGGCGACTCCTCGATCGTGGTGGTCACCGGCGGCATGCAGCTGATCAGCGGGCCGCGGGCCGACGCGGCGCGGCTGACGATCGACGACCTCGGCGCCGTGGCGAACGGCCTGCCGGGCGTCGTGGCGTGGGATCCGCAGCAGGTGGTGGTCGGCGCGGTGCGGCGCGGGAGCGCGTCCGCCACCGTGCGGGTGCTGGGTCAGTCTGAGCGCTCGCCCGAGGTGTGGTCGCGGCGGGCGGCGCGCGGCCGCTTCTTTGACGCCGCCGAAGTGAAGCGGTTGGAGCGCGTGGCGGTGATCGGCGAGACGGCGGCGCGCGAGCTCTTTGGCGCGACCGATCCGCTGCAGGGCGAGGTGATGATCGGCAGCGTGCCGTTCACGGTGATCGGCGTGCTGGAACGTTTCGGCACCGACCTGCACGGGATGGATCGGGACAACGAGATCGTGGTCCCGATCTCCACGCTGCAGCGCCGGGTCGCGAACGTGGACACGATCAGCGTGGCCAAGCTGCGGTTGCGCGACGGCGTGGCGCCGGAAGGCGTCACGGCCGAGGTGCGTTCGCGGCTGCGCGCGCGCCATGCGCTCACCGCCGGGCAGCCGGATGATTTCACGCTGCTCACGCCGCTCGAGATCCGGCAGCTCCTCGGAAAAATGGAGAAGCTGGTGACGCTCTACCTGCCGCTCGCGGCGCTCGTGATCCTGTTGGTGGGCGGCGTGGTGGCCGCGGCGCTGATGCTCGGGGCGGTGAACGCGCGCGTGGGCGAGATCGGACTGCGCCGGGCGGTCGGAGCGCAGCCGCGCGACATCGCGCGCCAGTTCCTGGCGGAATGCGCGATCACCATGGTCGGCGGCGGCGTGCTCGGGACGATCGTCGGCGCGGGCGCGGCGCAGTTGCTCGCGGCGCACCTGAAGTTCGGCCCGGTGTTCACCTGGTGGGCGGTGCTCGCGGGGCTCGCGCTGGCGCTGCTCACGGGTCTCCTGGCGGGCGTGCTCCCGGCGCGGCGCGCGGCCCGGCTGCTGCCCGTGGACGCGTTGCGATGA
- a CDS encoding O-acetylhomoserine aminocarboxypropyltransferase/cysteine synthase family protein, with product MSSLGFGTKALHAGQQPDPTTGSRAVPLYQTSSYVFRDTEHAANLFALKELGNIYTRIMNPTTDVFEQRIAALEGGTAALAFASGQAAITNCILNLAGAGDHVVSVAQLYGGTYNLFHHTFPKLGIEVSFVDAGDPAAFRRALRPNTKAFYGEGLGNPALNIFPFAEVAAIARDAGVPLIIDNTCLSPYLNRPFEWGANLVVHSTTKYIGGHGTSIGGIVVDGGNFDWGNGRFPGFTQPDASYHGLVHWDAFRAFAPAGGANIAFAMKMRLQLLRDMGACISPFNAWTGLQGLETLHLRMERTCTNALQLAEFLATHPKVAWVNYPGLPSSASHAAAKKYLRGGYGGLLGFGLKSGYEGGSRFIEALKLFSHLANIGDAKSLAIHPASTTHSQLNAEEQVASGVSPDFVRLSIGIEDFADLRADLEQALAKA from the coding sequence ATGAGCTCACTCGGATTCGGCACCAAAGCCCTCCACGCCGGCCAGCAGCCGGACCCCACCACCGGCTCGCGCGCCGTGCCGCTGTATCAGACCTCCAGCTACGTGTTCCGGGACACCGAGCACGCCGCGAATCTCTTCGCGCTGAAGGAACTCGGCAACATCTACACCCGGATCATGAATCCGACGACGGACGTCTTCGAGCAGCGGATCGCCGCGCTCGAGGGCGGCACCGCCGCGCTGGCGTTCGCCTCCGGCCAGGCCGCGATCACCAACTGCATCCTGAACCTCGCGGGCGCGGGAGATCACGTCGTGTCGGTCGCGCAGCTCTATGGCGGCACGTACAACCTGTTCCACCACACCTTCCCGAAGCTTGGGATCGAGGTGTCGTTCGTGGACGCCGGGGATCCGGCGGCGTTCCGGCGGGCGCTGCGGCCGAACACGAAGGCGTTTTACGGCGAAGGCCTGGGCAACCCGGCGCTGAATATCTTCCCCTTTGCGGAAGTGGCGGCGATCGCACGCGACGCCGGCGTGCCGCTGATCATCGACAACACCTGCCTCTCGCCGTACCTGAACCGCCCCTTCGAGTGGGGTGCGAACCTCGTGGTCCACTCCACGACGAAGTACATCGGCGGCCACGGCACCTCGATCGGCGGCATCGTCGTCGACGGCGGCAACTTCGACTGGGGCAACGGCCGGTTCCCCGGCTTCACGCAACCCGACGCGAGTTACCACGGGCTGGTGCACTGGGACGCGTTTCGCGCTTTCGCTCCGGCGGGCGGCGCGAACATCGCGTTCGCGATGAAGATGCGCTTGCAGCTTCTGCGCGACATGGGCGCGTGCATTTCGCCCTTCAACGCTTGGACCGGGCTGCAGGGCCTCGAGACCCTGCACCTGCGCATGGAGCGGACCTGCACGAATGCGCTGCAGCTCGCGGAGTTCCTGGCGACGCACCCGAAGGTCGCGTGGGTCAACTATCCCGGCCTGCCGAGTTCGGCGAGCCACGCCGCGGCGAAGAAGTACCTGCGCGGCGGCTACGGCGGCCTGCTCGGCTTCGGGCTCAAGAGCGGGTATGAAGGCGGCAGCCGCTTCATCGAAGCGCTGAAGCTCTTCTCGCACCTGGCGAACATCGGCGACGCGAAGTCGCTGGCGATCCATCCCGCGAGCACGACGCACAGCCAGCTCAACGCCGAGGAGCAGGTGGCCTCCGGCGTGTCGCCGGACTTCGTCCGTCTCTCGATCGGCATCGAAGATTTCGCCGACCTGCGCGCCGACCTTGAGCAGGCGCTCGCCAAAGCCTGA
- a CDS encoding YXWGXW repeat-containing protein, translating into MSPNLLRGSLRSLRGGLRLAGVASALALALPLWAEDAATAPVPPGALVERPLTPATNDTPDEQPSMQHVWVPGHWRWSQGSYVWVAGDWQLPPVPQASWIQPSWEQRPGGYVLREGFWQQNPPPTPSASAPASVTEIATTQPPPPPRAEAIPERPSPAHIWMPGFWDWKDNQFVWVVGRWENAPRANLVWIAPRWESRGDRFVLVSGYWRETVTVATPVPAPVPAAPAPVVVTQPTPAPQVVVVSAPPPPRHEIVYARPSPHHVWVGGYWAWRGDRYVWVSGHWTRPPRGHGVWVEPRWEHRGGSYIFISGHWR; encoded by the coding sequence ATGAGCCCGAACCTGTTGCGTGGTTCCCTGCGGTCGCTGCGGGGTGGACTTCGGCTAGCCGGCGTCGCTTCGGCGCTGGCTTTGGCGCTGCCGCTGTGGGCGGAAGACGCCGCGACGGCCCCCGTCCCGCCGGGCGCCTTGGTGGAGCGGCCCTTGACGCCGGCCACGAACGACACGCCGGACGAGCAGCCTTCGATGCAGCACGTCTGGGTGCCCGGGCACTGGCGCTGGAGCCAGGGCTCGTACGTCTGGGTCGCGGGCGACTGGCAACTGCCCCCGGTGCCGCAGGCGTCCTGGATCCAACCGAGTTGGGAGCAGCGTCCGGGTGGCTACGTCCTGCGCGAAGGCTTCTGGCAGCAGAATCCGCCGCCGACGCCGAGCGCCTCCGCCCCGGCGAGCGTGACCGAGATTGCCACGACGCAGCCGCCACCTCCGCCGCGGGCCGAGGCGATTCCGGAGCGGCCCTCGCCGGCGCACATTTGGATGCCGGGCTTTTGGGACTGGAAGGACAACCAGTTCGTGTGGGTCGTGGGGCGCTGGGAGAACGCGCCGCGCGCGAACCTCGTGTGGATCGCACCGCGCTGGGAGTCGCGCGGGGATCGCTTCGTCCTGGTGTCGGGTTATTGGCGCGAAACCGTGACCGTCGCGACGCCGGTTCCGGCTCCGGTCCCGGCCGCGCCCGCTCCCGTGGTCGTCACCCAGCCCACCCCGGCGCCGCAGGTGGTCGTGGTCTCGGCCCCGCCGCCGCCGCGCCATGAGATCGTGTACGCGCGACCCTCCCCGCACCACGTCTGGGTGGGCGGCTACTGGGCGTGGCGCGGCGATCGCTACGTGTGGGTATCCGGACACTGGACACGTCCGCCCCGCGGCCATGGCGTGTGGGTCGAGCCGCGCTGGGAGCACCGCGGCGGCAGCTACATCTTCATCAGCGGCCACTGGCGGTGA
- a CDS encoding DUF4177 domain-containing protein: MSLWEYKVITSGKGGFATPALLEKFLNDLGREEWEIIQFHTQPDNFLAFTGLARRPTQRDWTLEDAAAAAAKAEADKLRAEFEAKFKAATTTAAAGTEEAPASFLEEKVAPDDGLRKLVDTSRDADADADEDEKDEDDWDKLTAAEEDELPTFFDAIKPHMRRNQRGPGMSVGVDYLAKKWDQSEEDLKGALVECGFTIPEDEDAKAEYLEFEGDLYWINVNRRGELWINTKEKPRPVFRAVKAQKIAVEEPAEAPKQEGRGRRHEERAQKTETVPKPEGEASAPAATEAGAAPAGTEAPAAAEAAPEAATPGQPLPEGPALLEKIRPLMRRNRRGPGGSGSASFLSRALKCREADLVAGFKALGLVVPASANEKPVNVEIGGSIWWVNVDSRGNVWINGRDKKPGETIESGVASADASATPTTEGAAAPAATEPATDSAAPVVPAESVPASATPVAVPAPEVAPAATVEAAATTVAPTEPAPVSAAEPAVAAASSPSAEASAPAPVEAPVNPTLASVRGLLKETRSGALAGKLERLAADVGKSPEEFAALMVSTGLIVPDKPREKPVYVASGAEQFWLSRNARGELWLNAKPARKADTDESETDGEAEADAGDRKTRRPRSRRSKSDEGSTES, translated from the coding sequence ATGTCACTTTGGGAATACAAAGTCATCACGAGCGGCAAGGGCGGCTTTGCGACGCCGGCCTTGCTGGAGAAGTTCCTCAACGACCTCGGACGCGAGGAGTGGGAGATCATTCAATTTCACACGCAGCCGGACAACTTCCTGGCCTTCACCGGCCTGGCCCGTCGGCCGACGCAGCGTGACTGGACCCTGGAGGATGCGGCGGCGGCGGCGGCGAAAGCCGAAGCCGACAAGCTGCGCGCCGAGTTCGAGGCCAAGTTCAAGGCGGCCACGACCACGGCGGCGGCCGGCACCGAAGAGGCCCCTGCCAGCTTCCTCGAGGAGAAGGTCGCGCCCGACGACGGCCTGCGGAAGCTCGTCGACACGTCGCGCGATGCGGATGCCGATGCCGACGAGGACGAGAAGGACGAGGACGATTGGGACAAGCTCACCGCCGCCGAGGAGGACGAGCTGCCGACGTTCTTTGACGCGATCAAGCCGCACATGCGCCGCAACCAGCGCGGCCCGGGCATGTCGGTCGGCGTCGATTACCTCGCGAAGAAGTGGGACCAGTCCGAGGAGGACCTGAAGGGTGCGCTTGTCGAGTGCGGCTTCACCATCCCCGAGGACGAGGATGCGAAGGCCGAGTACCTGGAATTCGAAGGCGACCTTTACTGGATCAACGTCAACCGCCGCGGCGAACTCTGGATCAACACCAAGGAGAAGCCGCGTCCGGTCTTCCGCGCCGTGAAGGCGCAGAAGATCGCCGTCGAGGAGCCCGCCGAGGCGCCGAAGCAGGAAGGTCGCGGACGGCGCCACGAGGAGCGTGCCCAGAAAACGGAGACGGTGCCGAAGCCCGAGGGCGAGGCGTCGGCACCCGCCGCCACCGAGGCAGGCGCAGCCCCGGCTGGGACCGAGGCTCCGGCGGCTGCGGAAGCGGCGCCCGAGGCGGCGACGCCCGGCCAGCCGCTGCCGGAAGGCCCGGCGTTGCTCGAGAAGATTCGTCCACTCATGCGCCGCAATCGCCGGGGACCCGGTGGTTCGGGCAGTGCGAGTTTCCTGTCCCGCGCGCTCAAGTGCCGCGAAGCCGACCTGGTGGCCGGGTTCAAGGCGCTCGGCCTGGTCGTGCCGGCCTCGGCCAACGAGAAGCCGGTGAACGTCGAGATCGGCGGCAGCATCTGGTGGGTGAACGTCGATTCGCGGGGCAACGTGTGGATCAACGGTCGCGACAAGAAGCCGGGTGAAACGATCGAGTCCGGTGTGGCGTCCGCCGATGCGAGCGCGACGCCGACGACGGAAGGCGCTGCCGCCCCTGCGGCGACGGAACCGGCCACCGATTCTGCTGCGCCCGTGGTGCCGGCTGAGTCCGTGCCCGCATCCGCCACGCCTGTTGCGGTGCCCGCGCCCGAGGTTGCGCCGGCCGCGACCGTCGAAGCGGCGGCTACGACCGTCGCTCCGACCGAGCCCGCTCCCGTGTCCGCTGCCGAGCCTGCAGTCGCCGCGGCATCGTCGCCTTCCGCCGAAGCGTCGGCTCCGGCGCCGGTCGAAGCGCCCGTCAATCCCACGCTCGCCTCGGTGCGTGGCCTCCTGAAGGAGACCCGTTCCGGTGCGCTCGCCGGGAAGTTGGAGCGTCTCGCCGCCGACGTCGGCAAGTCCCCGGAGGAATTCGCGGCGCTGATGGTTTCCACGGGACTCATCGTGCCGGACAAGCCGCGCGAGAAGCCGGTGTACGTGGCGAGCGGCGCCGAGCAGTTCTGGCTGAGCCGCAACGCCCGCGGTGAGCTCTGGCTCAACGCCAAGCCCGCGCGCAAGGCCGACACCGACGAATCTGAGACCGACGGCGAAGCCGAAGCCGACGCCGGCGACCGCAAGACCCGCCGCCCGCGCAGCCGCCGCAGCAAGAGCGACGAAGGCTCGACCGAGTCCTGA
- a CDS encoding ABC transporter ATP-binding protein, with translation MIDLHEIRKTYRRPDGGTVQALDGVSLRIARGEFVAITGASGCGKSTLMNILGSLDRPTSGRYRFDGEELAQLGVAEQARFRNRHLGFVFQAFHLLPRTSALENVELPLLYADGEPRAGAGRRALEAVGLGDRTQHAPAELSGGQQQRVAIARALVNEPELLLADEPTGNLDPQAAQGILDLFATLNAAGRTIVLVTHDATVAARAQRVIRLGAGKVMSDTARAAAPAVTGGAR, from the coding sequence ATGATTGACCTACACGAGATCAGAAAAACGTATCGCCGACCTGACGGCGGGACCGTCCAGGCGCTCGACGGCGTGTCGTTGCGCATCGCGCGCGGCGAATTTGTCGCGATCACCGGCGCGTCCGGCTGCGGCAAGTCCACGCTGATGAATATCCTCGGCTCGCTCGATCGACCGACGAGCGGCCGCTATCGCTTCGACGGCGAGGAGCTGGCGCAGCTGGGAGTCGCCGAACAGGCGCGGTTTCGCAACCGGCACCTCGGCTTCGTCTTCCAGGCGTTTCACCTGCTGCCGCGGACGAGCGCGCTGGAGAACGTGGAGCTGCCGCTGCTGTACGCGGACGGCGAGCCGCGCGCCGGCGCGGGCCGCCGGGCGCTCGAGGCCGTCGGGCTCGGCGACCGGACCCAACATGCGCCCGCCGAGCTATCGGGCGGGCAACAGCAACGCGTGGCGATCGCGCGGGCGCTGGTGAACGAGCCGGAGCTGCTCCTGGCGGACGAACCGACCGGCAATCTCGACCCGCAGGCCGCACAGGGGATTCTCGACCTGTTCGCGACGCTCAACGCCGCCGGCCGCACGATCGTGCTGGTGACGCATGACGCGACGGTGGCGGCGCGCGCGCAGCGGGTGATCCGCCTCGGCGCGGGTAAGGTGATGTCGGATACGGCGCGCGCGGCGGCGCCGGCGGTGACGGGAGGTGCGCGATGA